Proteins found in one Melioribacteraceae bacterium 4301-Me genomic segment:
- a CDS encoding 3-hydroxyacyl-CoA dehydrogenase family protein, translating to MANEKLKLEDLLEGVQKNEEDGRIEYVAIIGGGQMGQGIAHTVAAAGLDVLLIEKDEEHIQKAQDGIRAEMEREISRWAMTQSEMKSILSRIMWSTDKNEIPECDLIIEAVDENLELKKKIFRELDEIARPDTIFISNTSTLSLTKIAEATKRKDKIIGMHFLNPVPKVPLVELVRALDTSAKTVEIIKKFAERIGKTPVEVYEYPGFVTTRAIVPLLNEAMHILLEGLASAKDIDTAMKLGYNFKAGPLEMADAMGLDEVLAWMESLWASLGEPRFRPCPILRKLVRERKLGKKTGEGFYKYNSEGKIIE from the coding sequence ATGGCAAATGAAAAGTTAAAATTAGAAGACCTTCTAGAAGGCGTTCAAAAAAATGAGGAAGATGGAAGGATTGAATATGTTGCTATAATAGGGGGTGGACAGATGGGACAAGGGATTGCTCATACTGTTGCAGCCGCTGGTTTAGATGTGTTGCTTATAGAAAAAGATGAAGAGCATATTCAAAAAGCTCAAGATGGTATTAGAGCTGAAATGGAAAGAGAAATTTCGCGTTGGGCAATGACCCAAAGTGAAATGAAATCAATATTAAGCAGAATAATGTGGTCGACAGACAAAAACGAAATACCCGAATGCGACCTTATTATAGAAGCTGTTGATGAAAATCTTGAGCTTAAGAAAAAAATATTTAGAGAACTAGATGAGATAGCAAGACCTGATACTATATTTATCTCAAATACTTCTACTTTGAGTCTTACTAAAATTGCTGAAGCAACAAAAAGAAAAGATAAAATTATTGGTATGCACTTCCTTAATCCAGTTCCAAAAGTTCCACTTGTTGAACTAGTACGAGCATTAGATACCTCAGCTAAGACTGTTGAAATCATAAAAAAATTTGCCGAGAGAATTGGCAAAACTCCAGTAGAAGTGTATGAATATCCCGGCTTTGTAACTACAAGAGCAATAGTTCCACTTCTTAATGAAGCAATGCATATTTTGTTAGAGGGACTTGCATCTGCAAAAGATATTGATACTGCTATGAAGCTTGGTTACAATTTTAAGGCGGGACCATTAGAAATGGCTGATGCCATGGGATTAGATGAAGTATTGGCATGGATGGAGTCTCTTTGGGCTTCGTTAGGTGAACCGAGGTTTAGACCTTGTCCAATCTTAAGGAAATTAGTAAGAGAAAGAAAACTTGGCAAAAAAACTGGTGAAGGGTTTTATAAGTATAATTCAGAAGGTAAAATTATAGAATAA
- a CDS encoding ABC transporter permease, whose protein sequence is MKNILTITQLTINEALARKNFIMLSLISTFVLLIILGIFASTDVNGLIGSIKIEGENFNGDMLMQLSHFFRLIIIMPLFAGGLFLSIFSVSSFIPHLLEKGNIDIFLSKPISRAQLILGKYLGGIIVVLVNVFYLVVGIWILTGWKFGDWNVSFLFTAVSITYAFSVLYALIILIGIITQSSILAMMLSYLIFFVFSPLLVDRQRIVNFFGGGSLLKTVLEALYYLVPQTADLGTLTRNIAVNNSVNTFLPIYVSFIFIVLILSLSIIIFNKKDY, encoded by the coding sequence ATGAAAAATATACTTACAATCACACAATTGACAATTAACGAAGCATTGGCAAGGAAAAATTTCATAATGTTATCTTTAATTTCAACTTTTGTACTTCTTATAATACTTGGGATTTTTGCTTCGACCGATGTAAATGGGCTGATTGGCTCAATTAAAATAGAAGGAGAAAATTTTAATGGTGATATGTTAATGCAGCTGTCACATTTTTTTAGACTGATTATAATTATGCCTTTGTTTGCTGGTGGACTGTTTTTGTCAATTTTCTCTGTTTCCAGTTTTATTCCACATTTATTAGAAAAAGGTAATATTGATATTTTTCTTTCAAAGCCAATTTCCAGGGCACAATTAATTTTAGGTAAGTATTTGGGTGGAATTATAGTTGTCTTAGTAAATGTTTTTTATCTTGTAGTAGGAATTTGGATATTAACCGGTTGGAAATTTGGTGATTGGAATGTCTCGTTCCTTTTCACCGCAGTATCGATTACTTACGCGTTTTCAGTTCTGTATGCATTGATAATTCTTATTGGCATAATTACTCAAAGTTCTATACTTGCAATGATGCTTTCGTATTTAATCTTTTTTGTGTTTTCTCCATTATTAGTTGATAGACAACGGATTGTTAATTTCTTCGGCGGTGGTAGCCTCTTAAAGACTGTTTTAGAAGCACTTTATTATTTAGTTCCTCAAACTGCTGATTTGGGTACTTTAACACGTAACATTGCAGTTAATAATTCAGTGAATACCTTTTTGCCAATCTACGTTTCTTTTATTTTCATCGTTCTTATTCTTTCTCTCAGTATTATTATTTTTAATAAAAAGGATTATTAA
- a CDS encoding MarC family protein, which produces MDINIFLLTFIPLFVAMDIIGTTPIFIGFTQGISSFQRKRLIIEACLAAFIVAIAFLFGGKAVLRFLGITINDFRIAGGMVLLTLSIYDILSTASDSRRNPHTNVGVVPLGIPLIMGPAALTTILILVDKYGYIPTIISMLSNFIIVVLVLVNAKWVAKVLGEGGTKAFAKIASLFLAAYAVMMIREGINIIIENFKG; this is translated from the coding sequence ATGGATATAAACATATTCTTGTTGACATTTATACCTCTTTTTGTAGCTATGGATATTATAGGCACGACACCTATTTTTATTGGGTTCACTCAAGGTATTTCTTCATTCCAAAGAAAAAGGCTAATAATTGAAGCCTGCCTTGCAGCATTTATCGTTGCGATTGCTTTTTTGTTTGGCGGCAAAGCGGTGCTGCGCTTTTTAGGCATAACAATTAACGATTTTAGAATCGCTGGCGGGATGGTCCTGCTTACTCTTAGTATCTATGATATTTTATCTACTGCTTCCGATAGCAGACGAAATCCACATACAAATGTTGGTGTTGTTCCATTAGGTATTCCTCTTATTATGGGTCCAGCAGCACTTACTACAATATTAATTTTAGTAGATAAATATGGGTACATTCCAACTATTATATCGATGCTAAGTAATTTTATTATTGTTGTATTAGTCTTAGTTAATGCTAAATGGGTTGCGAAAGTACTTGGAGAAGGTGGCACTAAAGCTTTCGCTAAGATTGCATCCTTATTCTTGGCTGCTTATGCTGTAATGATGATCCGTGAAGGAATAAATATTATTATAGAAAATTTTAAAGGATAA
- a CDS encoding acetate/propionate family kinase, translating into MKVLVLNCGSSSIKYQFIDTETKIALAKGMVERIGMASAVLTHTPYGKDKIKIVGEILDHTIAIEYVIAVLLSPNHGVIKDKKEIEAVGHRVVHGGETFFKSALITDQVMQAIKDNIELAPLHNPSNIKGIRATKEHLPDIPQVAVFDTAFHVKMPPYAYLYGIPYELYRRYKIRRYGFHGTSHSYVSSRAAALIGKPIEELKIITAHLGNGCSMAAVDCGKSIDTTMGFTPLEGLLMGTRSGDIDPSVILYIMGKEGLSLSEANTLLNKHSGLIGLSGESSDMREIEEAVKEGNKKAISAHDVFCYRIKKYIGAYTAVMGGLDAVVFTGGIGENSSLVRKKSLSNLEYLGIELDDQLNENPSGETLISKSNSKVKVFRIPTNEELVIALDTEQIVKEEAVSKNLL; encoded by the coding sequence ATGAAAGTTCTCGTTTTAAATTGCGGCAGTTCTTCAATTAAATATCAGTTTATTGATACAGAAACAAAAATTGCTTTGGCGAAAGGCATGGTAGAACGAATTGGAATGGCGAGTGCTGTTTTAACTCATACTCCGTACGGCAAAGATAAAATAAAAATAGTTGGTGAAATTTTAGATCATACTATTGCAATTGAATATGTTATTGCTGTCTTGCTTAGCCCTAATCATGGTGTTATTAAAGACAAGAAGGAAATTGAAGCGGTTGGTCACAGAGTAGTTCATGGCGGCGAGACTTTTTTCAAATCTGCTTTGATTACCGACCAAGTTATGCAGGCAATAAAAGATAATATTGAATTAGCACCATTACATAATCCATCAAATATTAAAGGAATTAGAGCCACAAAAGAACATTTGCCGGACATACCTCAAGTAGCAGTTTTTGATACTGCCTTTCACGTTAAAATGCCGCCCTATGCTTATTTGTATGGAATCCCTTATGAACTTTACAGAAGATATAAAATACGTAGATATGGTTTTCATGGTACATCACATAGCTATGTTTCCTCTCGTGCTGCAGCTTTGATTGGTAAGCCAATTGAAGAACTAAAAATAATCACAGCCCACCTTGGAAATGGTTGTAGTATGGCTGCAGTTGATTGTGGCAAGTCAATTGATACAACTATGGGCTTTACTCCTCTTGAAGGTTTATTAATGGGTACTCGAAGTGGAGATATTGACCCCTCTGTAATCCTTTATATTATGGGTAAAGAAGGACTTTCTTTATCTGAAGCAAATACTTTGCTTAATAAACATAGCGGCTTAATTGGTCTTAGTGGTGAAAGTAGTGATATGCGTGAAATCGAGGAGGCAGTTAAAGAAGGTAATAAAAAAGCTATCAGCGCTCATGATGTTTTTTGCTATCGTATTAAAAAATATATTGGTGCTTACACGGCTGTGATGGGTGGTTTGGATGCTGTGGTTTTTACAGGTGGAATTGGTGAAAACTCTTCATTAGTTAGAAAAAAATCTTTGTCAAATCTTGAATACTTGGGCATTGAGTTAGATGACCAATTAAATGAAAATCCTTCAGGTGAAACACTAATTTCAAAGAGTAACTCTAAGGTGAAAGTCTTTCGTATTCCTACAAATGAAGAATTAGTTATAGCACTTGATACCGAACAGATTGTGAAGGAAGAAGCTGTATCAAAAAATTTGTTGTAA